Within the Dolichospermum compactum NIES-806 genome, the region GTCTACGATGATTTAGGAGAAAAGCAAAAGGCACTGAACTTTTACAACCAAGCTTTACCCATACGTCGGGCTGTGGGCGATCGCGGTGGGGAAGCTACCACTCTCAATAATATCGGTCGTGTCTACTCTGCTTTAGGAGAAAAGCAAAAGGCACTGAACTTTTACAACCAAGCTTTACCTATATATCGGGCTGTGGGCGATCGCGGTGGGGAAGCTACCACTCTCAATAATATCGGTCGTGTCTACGATGATTTAGGAGAAAAGCAAAAGGCACTGAACTTTTACAACCAAGCTTTACCTATATATCGGGCTGTGGGCGATCGCGGTGGGGAAGCTACCACTCTCAATAATATCGGTCGTGTCTACGATGATTTAGGAGAAAAGCAAAAGGCGCTGGTCTTTTTCAACCAAGCTTTACCCATACGTCGGGCTGTGGGCGATCGCGGTGGGGAAGCTACCACTCTCAATAATATCGGTGGTGTCTACGATGATTTAGGAGAAAAGCAAAAGGCACTGGACTTTTACAACCAAGCTTTACCATTAATTCGGGCTGTGGGCGATCCCTATGGAGAAGTTACCATTCTTGATAATATTCGTGCATTAGGAGGGTTTTAAGGTATTTTAGGGTGCATGAGGGTGAAATCTGTTTTGTTTCAAAACTTAAAAAATCCTGAGTAATTACTCAATTGCATCAAAATAAAATTACTGCTAAAAGTAGTGTGTAATTCCCAAAAATATAGGTTTTCATCAAACTTATGTTTTTTATTTAGTAAAGTTTAATTGCAAAAATGTCCCATCGAATTTAAAGCTGTTATCCTAATAATTGAAGCAGGTATAGCTTCCCTGGCAGATACGACAGCTAGAGAGAAAGAAGAGAGAAACCACAAGTTAAATAAGAGGTAAAAGCGCTGTTTAATTTACATCTGTCTCGTCAACGAACAACGACACCCGACGCGAGAGCTGATATTTCCTCACATGATTGAAGATCAGAGGGCGCTGTGACTGATTTCCATCACTTGTTTGTCAAGTTGGTGAAAGGTAGTACATCCCTGGCTAGGATCAACAAGAAGAGGAAATCAACAGGCGAGTAGATGTTTGGGTGTTGTTGTTTGTAATTTTGTACTAGAATTAAATAGAAAGAGACATTGAAAATAGCGCCTTATGTCAATTATTGCGCTCAGAGCGTGGTATCTACCCGATTATGAACCGATTACAGAACTGGAAAAACGTCCTCCAGATGTTCGGCTGAGTAAAAAAAGCTTATTAAAATCAGGATTGCGAGCAGACTTTTTAGAGGATAGCGACGCAGTAAAAACATCAACTTGGTTTGGGCGATATTTAGAAGGAGAAAATATTGAGTTTTATATTGAAGGCAGCGGTGGATATTCTGTAGCTAACATTGACTTGATTAGTCATGAGATTTATTTTACTAAACAGGCTGTATTAGCCCAATTAGATCCGACAATATATTTCTGTTATCAAACCGAATATGGGACAGCTAATGATCTCCTCAGAGAAGAATTGCTTACCACTTTGAAAAGTATAAATGAAAAATCGCATTTTCCCCTAACTTTAGTAGAATCACCTCGTCCAAAAAATGCTTGTTTGCGTTTAAATCGCGCCAACATGAGAAAAATCCGTAAGAGTTTATTATTTATTGCTGATACCACTGCCATAACTAGCATTGACAGTCAGGAAACAAATCAACTAATTCCCAGTCCTCATGTCTGTGTAGAAATGGGTTATGCTATCCACAGTAAACGGACTGAACAAATTTTGCTGGTGCAAATGCAACGTCCAGACTTGGTAGGGCAGTTTCCTTTTGATTTACCTACCCAGCAGGTTTTACAATTTCAAAATGGTACGGAACTCAAGCAAATGCTGACAGGAATGATTGAAACCCAATTGGCTAAATTCAAGTTATTTTAGCTAAGTTCTAGATACAGCAGATTGCAGATTAATGAGTACAGAATCTAAATTCCGAAGCAGACAGCAAGCCAGTTTTACTCCTGACTCCTGACTCCTGGATAATTCTTTTCATTATGGTGCGACGTGGTTAACAATAGAGAAGATGTATTTTTAGTGGTGTAAATTTATGCCTAGAACTCCTAACGAATATGCTGTCTTTTTGCTGCTAGACAATGGACATCGGGAAGAAGTGAGTTTTTCCACCTTTCCAGAATTTCAAAAATGGTATAGCGGCGTATTAACTCCAAAGCATGATTCAAATGAGTTTATTAATAACGTACCGATTAAAAATATTCAAGGCGAATATTTAGTGGTGCGTCCGTCTAAGATTGCAGGAATTCGGGTAGAACCTGTATTTAATTCTAGTATTGAAAAATAAACATGAGAAAAAACCTTACTTTGCTGGCCTTAAGTCTGGGAATTGCTTTTATAAATCCACTTTCCTCAGTTATAGCTCAAGCGCCTAATTCACAGCCAGTCACGATACCAGTAACCCCGGAAATACCACCTGTAGTAGTACCAGCACTCCAACCTATTGATTTAGAAACTGTTTGCACCCCCCAGAATTGCTTAGGTTTGGATGAACAACTTTGGGGTAAACAGGGGGATAAACAAGCATTGCTGACCTCCATAGATAACAGCTTGCGCTACTTGGCAACCAATAAAGCTGTTACAGCCTATCAAAATTACCCAATTAAGGAAATTACCCTGAATCGGGTGCAGCGGAGTTTGGTGCGCTTTCGGCAATTGGTTGTGAGTTCTCGGTCGGCGGCTGAACTACAAGCTGCTGTCCGACGGGAGTTTGTCTTTTACCAGTCTGTAGGTAACGATGGCAAGGGAACTGTTAAGTTCACAGCTTATTATGAGCCTGTGTATGTTGCCAGCCGAGTTAGAACTGCTGTATACAAGTATCCTCTTTATCGTCTGCCACCAGATTTCCAGAAATGGCCAAAACCTCATCCTAAACGGGTTGATTTGGAAGGCAAGAACGGGTTGCTGGGGGATAAAAGCAGGTTGCGAGGTTTAGAAATTCTCTGGTTTAGTAATCGTCTAGATCCATACATGGTTCATATCCAAGGTTCTGCCCAAATTAGATTAACTAATGGACGCAGAACATCTGTTGGTTATGCTGGAGGAACTGATTATGCTTGGACTTCTATTGGTAGAGAACTAGCAAAAGATGGGAAACTGCCTCTGAGTGGTTTAACCATGCCTAAGTTAATTACTTATTTTCGCCAAAATCCCCAGGAGTTAAGTAATTATTTACCACGTTGGGAAAGGTTTGTTTTCTTTGCGGAAACTAATGGTGCGCCAGCAACAGGTAGTATTCTTGTGCCTGTCACTGCGGAACGTTCCATTGCTACAGATAAGTCTCTGATGCCACCGGGCGCACTGGCGCTGATTATCAATTCCTTTCCCTATCCCACTAATCGTGGCAAACTGGAATCTCGTCTAGTTCACCGGTTTGTTTTAGATCAGGATACAGGTAGTGCGATTAAAGGACCGGGAAGAGTTGATTATTTTATGGGTTCTGGTCAATTAGCAGGCGATCGCGCTGGTATTACCGGCGGTAACGGGTCACTATTCTATTTATTACTCAAAGAATAGGAGGTAGGAGCGGGGTTTCCTCTCACAAGGGTAGGTTTTTAATATTGTCTGTGAAGGCAAGACTGGGAAGACTTGGAGGGAACGTAGACAAGGAAGATTTTATCCGCACAATAGTCTTTTAACGGTGTGTTATTGTTGCCAAAAAACATAATCCTGTAGGGTTTTCCTCCCTTGTCCACCTTGTCGCCCAAGTCTTGCCCTCACCAGAATGTAAAAACCTACACCTGTCAGGGGGCAGGGGAGGGAAGAACAGAAGTTTTTTCCGATCATTACCCGTCAAAATAAATTTGACGAACTAATAGTTATTTATACTACAAACAGTTCATAGTTTAAAGAAAGATGGAACCCCTCTCCAAACCTCTCCCCGCTGCGGGGGGAGGCTTTAAACTTGTTCTTTGTGTTATAAAAAAGTCCAAGTTTTAACCGTTTTGAGTATAACGGTTTTATATACAACCGAAAATTATCCTTTAACTCATGAAACGTCCTATTTGTCAATAGTATATTTTTTCTACATAATTTCTGAGATAATTCCTGTCTAAAAATTCGTTTCGGAACTTGCTATTAATTAGTAAAGTTTTGTATTACTTTTCAGAATTTATTTCTCAAATAACCATAAATAAGGGCTTTTGAAGATAACCTTGTCAGGCTTGTAAAAAATTGACAATAGAAACCCAATTATGAAATTCTTGATAATTGTACCAAATTGCTGAAAGTATTGCAAGGTCGTTGCTAAATAAAAATTATTCTCAATTAATTCTTAAGAAAATCTAAAGGTGAATTATCATAAGTTATGAATATTAAAAGTATTACCATCTTTACATAATTTTTACTTATACTGTTAAATTTTGTGATAACTTCCTTACCATTAATTAATAACTTAATTTGTGGAGACATAGAATTATGAGTCCAAATGAGTACAGACCACACCTTATCATTTTAGGAGAAGATGATGCTCATCGCCAGATTGTTAACGGATTTTGTCTAGATTTAAACGTGAATCCTGATGTAATTCAACTTTTAGAACCGCGCGTGGATGGGGACACATTATGGATGAATTCAAAGATGTTTATATTCAAAAACTACGGCAAAATTCACAAAAACACATCTTATTAATTATTGATCGTGATGCCTATCAAAATAGATTAAGTTATGTGCGAAGTGATATTCCAGAAGATATAAGAAATAGGGTATTTATTTTAGTATTCAACCCTAAGCCAGAAAGTCTTAAACGCGATATTCAAAAAAGTTTTGAGGCTATCGGAAAAGCACTTGCTAAAGATTGTTCTGAAAACAATCATGTTCTCATAGACAATAAACCTGAGTTAGAACGGATGATTTTATCTGTTAAACCATTTCTGTTTCTAAAGTAGAGTGAAAAATAAAATACTAAAACAAGTTAATCAGGTTGGTTTTACTGTAATTCTTGTAATTATCATTTAGTACCTTCAATAGTTTTGACCATTTCCCTTATAATCAAGTTTACGCAAGTAAGTATCTACTGTTAACTTTTTACTGGAACTTCAATTTTTGGGGAATTTATGCACAAAGCGCCTGCTGAAGTGAGTGATATTAAACTGTTGGTTTTAGATATAGACGGGACAATTGCTGGACACTCCAATACTCTCAGTCATATTGTCAAGGAAGTGATTGCTGCTGTACAAGCAAAAGGAATTAAAGTCGCTATAGCAACAGGAAGAATGTATTGTTCAGCTTTGCGGTTTCATCAGGAAATTAGATCCACACTGCCTTTAGTAGCTTATCAGGGCGCTTGGATTCAAGATCCAAATACTCAGGAAATTCACCGTCATTTATCTGTGTCTAGAGAAATTGCCCTACAACTACTAGAATACTTTGAACAGCCAGATTTGCGATCGCTCCTTTCAGTCCATTTTTACATCAATGATCAACTTTATGTGCGGGAAATTACCCCAGAAACAGCAAGTTATCAACAACGCTGTGGTGTAAATGCTATTCCTGTCGGTGATTTACGTCAATTATTAGATCATGAACCCACTAAAATTTTAGCTTTGTGTGATGACACAAATTTAATTCAACGACTTTTAACTAATTTACGCCGCAGATATAAACCCACAGAATTATATATGACAACCTCTGTAGCCACCTTCCTAGAAGCAGCTAATACTCATGTTAATAAAGGCAATGCTGTCCGTTATCTAGCGGAAGAAATGCTAGGTTTAGAAAGTCATCATGTCATGACTATTGGTGATAATTTCAATGATGTGGAAATGCTCAGTTATGCCGGTATTAGTGTGGCTATGGGTGACGCACCTGCCCAAGTGCAAGCGATCGCTCATTGGGTAGCACCTAGTGTAGAATTAGATGGTGCAGCGATCGCAATGGAAAAATTCTTACTTAATTAAAAATCTACACATAAGAAAAGACACCGACGACTGGCCGTGTTTCGTCTCGGTGTCTTTCCTAATTTTGCTCCTCACACACTTGTGATTCTATTCGGAGATATTTATTTTGTCAAGAGAATTTCTCAAAGATTTTATAAAGTTGGTGTGAATATCAAATGAACTTTGGCAAACCAATTACCCCCTGTGATTGACCCAAATACCGGGATAGGCACAAGGGTAGTACCCCTACATCAAATTCAAATTTTTTATCTTCTGAATTACAGTTCCACAGGTGCAACAATTCCCAACTTGTCCTCTAACACAGACCTTAAAACCAACTGAGTCGCTATCAGCAATCCCAATCTCGCTTGAGCTAATTCTGGGTCATGAATTTTCACTTCCCCCCAAATCCGACAATTACACCAAAACCGCTCAAAAGCTTGACTTAAATTCCCACCTACCTTTGCCCAGTCAATAGAACTACTATCAGCACAAACCAAATCATCTACCACCTTAACTAATTGATAAATTAGAAAACTCTCATCAGAGTGATTAAGAAGAAGTTTCTGCTCACAATTTAGCAAACGTATAGAATTGACAGCCATAAAACCATTAAAATCTGTCCTATCAAGTTCAATCAATCCCTCCTGCTGTCCTAAGCGCAGCAAAGAACAGCAGCGCGAATGAGCATATTGAATTGCAAAAACCTTTAATGAACTTAATGAAGTTGGTAATTGGTCATCTAAAAAATTATTTATCAAATCTCCAGTTTTTTTGGCAACTATTAAATTTTGTAACCAAGCAGCTAAAGTAGAGTCCATGAGTTCTATATGAATCTCACCGGGGGGAACTACTTTCACCCTAAATAAACTATCACTGTTTTGGGATAAATGTCCGGCAATGCCTTTGGCAAGCGTGGCGATAGCTCCAGCACCGTCCATAACTGGTAAATTCTGAGATTTTGATATTCTCATAGCCACACCAGAGATATATAAAATTTTTTGATTATATCCTCCTTGGTAGAGAGGAACTTTTATCCCTTTTATGCCTGTAATTTCCTCCTTATTAGTAAAAATACTGAGGGAAGACACTAAATAGCTGTTTACTAACTGTTTAATTGCTTTGTTTTGCCCAAAAAGTAGTCTATGAGACACGTATCCTTTTGTAAAAAAATTATGGTGTGCATCATTTTATCCTGTTCCATCTACCTTGAGATAGAAGTTTACTGATGTCGGGAAAAATGAGAGTAGGATGAAATTTGATGAATAATGTATAAAAAATGGGTAATCTTTACTACCGTTGTTGTACAGTAGGAAGTATAAGAAAAAATAGAGAGCAATTTAGCTTTCTATCCCATTGGAGGGCTGGCGCTGTTAGGCGTTATGCCTACTCCGTTAACACAAAGACACTCCTTGCACTTTTTTTATCAAGTCTTTGTTTTCAGCCAATAGCTCTTTATTACCTATGCAATCTCCATCTTCCTTTTCCGAAGCTTCGCGTCCTTTCTTAACCTGGCAACGTATTCTTGACTGGGCCCAAGAACACTACCGCTGCCGCACCTTCAGTAAAGACGAGCGCATTCCAGCTAGACCTGGTTTGCTCTATTTAGTCCAAAGAGGTGCTATCCGCATGGTAGGAACTGCCCAAGTCAGTGCTACTGCCAGTCAGTTAACATCTAGACGCATTAACAGAACTCCAGAAGAAGCCTTCTTAGGTTTTGTAGGAGCAGGACAACCATTTGAAATTGTTGCTCAATCTCCATTTACCCTCCAGTCTTACGCCCACGTTGACCAAACAGCAGTGCTGTGGATGTACTGGCATGACCTAGACAACTGGCCTCACTTCCGCCGTGAAGTTATGGATGCTTTTAGATATCAGCACCAGCGCAAGTTGTTATGGTTGAGTGCTTTAGGACAACGTCGCACAATTGACCGCCTCTTAGGATTCCTCACCCTACTGATTGAGGAATATGGAGAGCCTTCAATGAGCGAAACTGATCCTGATGTCATTCGTGGTTATTGCTTACCCTTCCCCCTTACCCATGCCCAAATTGGCAGCGCCATTGGTTCAACCCGTGTTACTGTCACTCGTTTAATGGGTAAATTACGTCAACGTGGCTTAATCCTTACCCAAGGAGATAATCTGATTTGCCTACCCGCTGAATCTATCAACAGAGCCAGCTAGGACGTAGTTCAAATCTCTAATGAGTAGCAGATTTATAGATGTTGACTGAGAGCTTGCCACTCTCGGACACACCAATGGCAGGTATCAGCGGATTCTAACTAGTCCAAGTTTGGTAATTAGTTCTGTGAACCTGCTCCTCATTTTCACCAATCTGTTTGACCACCACAAGCAGATTTTGGGTAATCTGGTATGAAATGTAAGATCTCTGGGACGAAAAGTTCGATAGTGCCTTCATTATGAATGCGGCACTGATAACGCTAGATCGGCAAATTGGGGCCATCCACCTGGTTCCAATTATTGATCTTGGCTGTGTAATATGAATATTTATCTGGGAATATTGCAGATTTTAAAGATGAGTTTTTTTATCCTAAACATCCTTAATTGTCAGAATCAGGATGTCCAGAATTCGAGGATTGACAATATTTTTTATGAATATTTATCTGGGAATATTGCAGATTTTAAAGATGAGTTTTTTTATCCTAAACATCCTTAATTGTCAGAATCAGGATGTCCAGGATTCGAGGATTTACAGGATTTTTTATGAGTATTTATCTGGGAATATTTCAGGTTTTAAAGATGAGTTTTTTTGTTCATCCTAAACATCCTTAAATCCTGTATATCCTGATTCTGACATTAGGAATTTATGCGATGTCATCCAAATCCCACCAGTATAAATAGAGAAAAAAATGAATAACAAAACTAAATTACTAACTTTTACAACTGTCACCCTCACAGTTTTTGCTGTTACTGTCGGAACAGTGATTGCACAGACAAAACTCACCAGTCAAGCCAAAGTAACTATCAATAGTATTGGTACAGTAAAAATAGGGATGAATCTTCCTGAAGCTGCTGCTGCGGCTAATACTCGTTTATCTGTTGGCTACGCTGGAAGTGATAGTTGTTACTATCTACAAACAGAAGGAGAACTCAAAGGTGTGTCATTTATGGTGACAAAAGATGATGTTAAGAGTCGTCTTCAATATATTACCAGCGATGTTATTGCTAGAGTAGATGTAGAAAATCCCAAAATTACTACTCTTTCTGGTGCAAAAGTTGGTGATACAGAAGCGCGAATTAAATCACTTTACCCTGGACAAATTAAAGTTACACCCCATGAATATACAAACGGACATTATTTAACTTTTATCCCCAAAAATAAAGCTGAACAAAACTATCGCATTGTTTTTGAAACTGATGGTCAGCGTGTAACTAGGTACAGAGCGGGTAAACTACCAGAAGTGGAATATGTAGAAGGATGCAGTTAAATTTATCATATTTTCTCACTCCTAACGCACCCTACAAACTACTATGATTGAGGTGTTATTGATGTCCGATTTTTGGGAAATAAACTAATTAATGTGCGTAAAGCTTGGTTAACTGTTTCCGTATCAGGAAAATATTCTCGCACATCAGGATCAAGGATTATAGCCCCATATTCCAGGGTAAAATGTTGTACAATCTCTGTACCATCAGCTTGATGAATTGTCACAGTATGTCCTCGACGATAAGCTTGGTAATGTTTTCCACGTACACCACCTGTAAAATCGTATTCTGGGAGCATTTCGTTATCGGTATTATCTAGTTGTTCAGGGTTAATATTGTTCATATATTTTCCTTTCTGCGTTTGTAGCTTTACGAGAACTAATAATGCGAATATTTGATTGACGTTCTGTGTAAACTACAATGAGTAGTTGACTTCTATTAGAAAGATCAATATCAATATAGCGTTCTTCATCATCAGAGTGTTGAGAATCAGCTATCGTGATAGATAAAGGATCATTGAATACTGTTTTTGCTTCCTCAAAACTAATTTCATGTTTTTTGAGGTTTTCTTGGGCTTTTTGTTCATGCCATTCAAACCCCAATTCCATAAAATTACCTCTTTTATTAAAATTTTAACAACTGATCAACAATTTTATAATGTTTGGTTTCACTTTTTCCAACATTTTCAAAATTAGAGGATTAATAGGATTTTTTATGAATATTTATCTGGGGATATTTCAGGTTTTGAAGATGAGTTTTTTTCTACATCCTGAAAATCGTTAAATCCTGGAAATCCTGATTCAGACAGTAGGGTGTGTAAGCGTTGCGTAACGCACCAGAATTGATTAAATTTAATCTCATGAATTAACGTGCATTACGTCGCGTTCATAATTTAATCTATATTTCATAATATTTTCCCGCTCCTAACGCACCCTACAAACTAATGTTACGGTAACTAAACCTGGGTTAGTTTCTCCATGTTTACAAATTACGCATTTCATTAAGCACCTTACCAAGGGTACATTTTTTGAATATAATATATAAATGTTTATATTGTATCATAGTAGTGCATTGCCATGACAGACACACCTAGCAAAATCAGAAGTTTTATTGAATATTCCCGAACATTAAAAGGG harbors:
- the mltA gene encoding murein transglycosylase A; translated protein: MRKNLTLLALSLGIAFINPLSSVIAQAPNSQPVTIPVTPEIPPVVVPALQPIDLETVCTPQNCLGLDEQLWGKQGDKQALLTSIDNSLRYLATNKAVTAYQNYPIKEITLNRVQRSLVRFRQLVVSSRSAAELQAAVRREFVFYQSVGNDGKGTVKFTAYYEPVYVASRVRTAVYKYPLYRLPPDFQKWPKPHPKRVDLEGKNGLLGDKSRLRGLEILWFSNRLDPYMVHIQGSAQIRLTNGRRTSVGYAGGTDYAWTSIGRELAKDGKLPLSGLTMPKLITYFRQNPQELSNYLPRWERFVFFAETNGAPATGSILVPVTAERSIATDKSLMPPGALALIINSFPYPTNRGKLESRLVHRFVLDQDTGSAIKGPGRVDYFMGSGQLAGDRAGITGGNGSLFYLLLKE
- a CDS encoding Cof-type HAD-IIB family hydrolase, which codes for MHKAPAEVSDIKLLVLDIDGTIAGHSNTLSHIVKEVIAAVQAKGIKVAIATGRMYCSALRFHQEIRSTLPLVAYQGAWIQDPNTQEIHRHLSVSREIALQLLEYFEQPDLRSLLSVHFYINDQLYVREITPETASYQQRCGVNAIPVGDLRQLLDHEPTKILALCDDTNLIQRLLTNLRRRYKPTELYMTTSVATFLEAANTHVNKGNAVRYLAEEMLGLESHHVMTIGDNFNDVEMLSYAGISVAMGDAPAQVQAIAHWVAPSVELDGAAIAMEKFLLN
- a CDS encoding DALR anticodon-binding domain-containing protein; protein product: MSSLSIFTNKEEITGIKGIKVPLYQGGYNQKILYISGVAMRISKSQNLPVMDGAGAIATLAKGIAGHLSQNSDSLFRVKVVPPGEIHIELMDSTLAAWLQNLIVAKKTGDLINNFLDDQLPTSLSSLKVFAIQYAHSRCCSLLRLGQQEGLIELDRTDFNGFMAVNSIRLLNCEQKLLLNHSDESFLIYQLVKVVDDLVCADSSSIDWAKVGGNLSQAFERFWCNCRIWGEVKIHDPELAQARLGLLIATQLVLRSVLEDKLGIVAPVEL
- a CDS encoding Crp/Fnr family transcriptional regulator; protein product: MQSPSSFSEASRPFLTWQRILDWAQEHYRCRTFSKDERIPARPGLLYLVQRGAIRMVGTAQVSATASQLTSRRINRTPEEAFLGFVGAGQPFEIVAQSPFTLQSYAHVDQTAVLWMYWHDLDNWPHFRREVMDAFRYQHQRKLLWLSALGQRRTIDRLLGFLTLLIEEYGEPSMSETDPDVIRGYCLPFPLTHAQIGSAIGSTRVTVTRLMGKLRQRGLILTQGDNLICLPAESINRAS
- a CDS encoding BrnT family toxin, giving the protein MELGFEWHEQKAQENLKKHEISFEEAKTVFNDPLSITIADSQHSDDEERYIDIDLSNRSQLLIVVYTERQSNIRIISSRKATNAERKIYEQY